The Tamandua tetradactyla isolate mTamTet1 chromosome 5, mTamTet1.pri, whole genome shotgun sequence genome window below encodes:
- the LOC143684790 gene encoding uncharacterized protein LOC143684790 isoform X5, with translation MYLGDRHVVLNTLCWCCHRKIWLHSGEACYHCRTEPPRP, from the coding sequence atgtatttggGAGATCGTCACGTTGTACTGAATACCTTGTGCTGGTGCTGCCATCGAAAAATCTGGTTACACTCTGGGGAGGCCTGCTACCACTGCAGGACTGAACCGCCTCGGCCCTGA